The Chryseobacterium glaciei DNA window TTCATAGTTTTTTTATAATATTTGGTTGCAGGTTTTTAAAAAATTATTTAATTTTTCAACCACAAAAGTTACAAAAGATTAACACTTTAGTTATTTTAAGTTGCTCATTAAACTACAAATAAGAACACATAAGTCAAAAATCTTTGATTTTTCCTTTTAGAGACTTTTGCTTTCTCAAAATTAAATTTTAATAAACCACTAATATCTTTTGTGGTTAAAAAATATATTAATTTGCTCCGATTTCATCAACAAAAAGCCATGCTTTTGAGTCCGCTCCAGCGTTTCCGGCTGGGATAATTCCTGCGTTTTCTATTTTAATTTTAATATATTTTGAGTTTTGATTTCCTACATTTAATTTAATCTTTCCTTTTGCATTCTGGATTTCGTCTTTTCCGATTTCTTTAATCATTTTGAAATTTTTATTATCATCAGAAACGAAAATCTGTGCTGATTTTGCCATGTGAATCCAGCTTCCCTTATTTTCTAATGTATTAAAATAGATTTCTGAAAATTGAGTTTTATTTCCTAAATCAATCGTTGCTACAACATCTTTTCCTTGGAAACCCAGCCATGTTTTTCCTAACTGTCTTTGATTTCCAATAATTCCATCAATTAAAGTAAAGGCTCCACCAAAAGAATAATTTTCGCTAGGTTGCTGTTCTAACGTAATATTTTTTCCTGTAGTCTTTGAAGTTGTAAATTGTTGAGAAGAAATTGCACTTTTCAATTGTCCGTTTTCAAAATAAGCCGATTTAATGGTCATTGATTTTGAAACAGGAATCGGATTTTGATATGCCTGAGAATTTGCAGTCGGATCCGTTCCGTCTAAAGTATATCGGATTCCGCTTGGGTTTTGTGAAGTTGAAAGTTCATAAGAGACTCCATTATTATTCGGAATTACTTTTCCTGAAACGTTGTAAATGCTTTTTGCATAATTCACGTTCATTTTATCCAACACTTTGAACTCGTTGATCACTCTTCCTTCAAATTCTTTATAATTTTTAGGATCAGACGTTCCCCAACCAACTTCCGAAAGTGCCATTAATCTTGGGAAAATCATGTATTGAACCTGTTTAAAATCTTCAATATATTCTGTCCATAAATTCGCCTGAACTCCTAAAATATATTTTGCTTGTTCAGCATTTAATTCTGTCGGAATCGGGTTATAAGAATAGACTTTATCCAAAGGTGTAAATCCACCAAAAGCGTTGGGCTCAGATTGCGGATCTCCCTGATAATGATCAAAATAACAAAAAGACCCGGGAGTCATTACGGCAAAATGTTTTGATTTTGCAGCTTCAATTCCACCATTTACGCCTGTCCAACTCATTACGGCAGCGTTTGGCGCTAATCCACCTTCTAAAATCTCGTCCCAGCCGATAATCTTTCTGCCTTTTTTGTTGACATATTTTTCAATTCTGTGGATAAAATAACTTTGTAAACCGTGTTCATCCTTCAAATTATTTTTCTTGATTAATTCCTGACAATGAGCACATTCCTTCCATCTTGTTTTCGGGCATTCATCACCACCGATGTGAATATATTGTGACGGAAAAAGGGCAATAACTTCATCTAAAACATTCTCTAAAAACTTGAAAGTTTCATCTTTCGGACAAAAAACATCATCAAAAACCCCCCATTTTGTTGCGGGCTCAAAAGGTCTTTTGGTACAAGCCAATTCAGGATACGCAGCCAATGCAGCCAACGCATGACCGGGCATTTCAATTTCAGGAACTACTGTGATGTGTCGATCCATAGCATATTTCACAACATCTTTTATTTGATCTTGAGTATAAAAATAAGGCCCGTAAGGTTTTCCGTCGAAAGTATTATCAACGTAAGCTCCGATCATTGATTCTTTACGTTTCGAACCTATTTGTGTTAATTTCGGATATTTTTTAATTTCTATTCTCCAACCCTGATCGTCCGTTAAATGCCAATGAAATGTATTCAATTTATACATCGCTAAATAATCGATGTACTGCTTCACTTCCTCAACGGTGAAAAAATGACGGCAAACATCCAAATGCATTCCGCGCCATGCAAATTTGGGTTGATCTTCAATTTTTAAGGCTGGAATTTGTTTATCTGTTTTATGATCTTCAAATAATTGAATCAATGTTTGAAGCTCTAAAAAATATCCCTGTTTTGTATAAGATTTAATTAAAATCTGTTTTGAACTGATTTCTAGCAAGTAAAACTCATCATTTTGTTGAAGATTAGTCGATTTTGGTAACTGAGAATATACCAAATCAGCCTCTGATTTGCCTGAATTTTGAAATTTAAGATTTGATCCTAACTTC harbors:
- a CDS encoding family 20 glycosylhydrolase; translation: MIRALLVFFILVSTTIFSQKKLNLIPYPQKVQINEGNFTIPDIIMLNSDLPKEETEYLKKKLGSNLKFQNSGKSEADLVYSQLPKSTNLQQNDEFYLLEISSKQILIKSYTKQGYFLELQTLIQLFEDHKTDKQIPALKIEDQPKFAWRGMHLDVCRHFFTVEEVKQYIDYLAMYKLNTFHWHLTDDQGWRIEIKKYPKLTQIGSKRKESMIGAYVDNTFDGKPYGPYFYTQDQIKDVVKYAMDRHITVVPEIEMPGHALAALAAYPELACTKRPFEPATKWGVFDDVFCPKDETFKFLENVLDEVIALFPSQYIHIGGDECPKTRWKECAHCQELIKKNNLKDEHGLQSYFIHRIEKYVNKKGRKIIGWDEILEGGLAPNAAVMSWTGVNGGIEAAKSKHFAVMTPGSFCYFDHYQGDPQSEPNAFGGFTPLDKVYSYNPIPTELNAEQAKYILGVQANLWTEYIEDFKQVQYMIFPRLMALSEVGWGTSDPKNYKEFEGRVINEFKVLDKMNVNYAKSIYNVSGKVIPNNNGVSYELSTSQNPSGIRYTLDGTDPTANSQAYQNPIPVSKSMTIKSAYFENGQLKSAISSQQFTTSKTTGKNITLEQQPSENYSFGGAFTLIDGIIGNQRQLGKTWLGFQGKDVVATIDLGNKTQFSEIYFNTLENKGSWIHMAKSAQIFVSDDNKNFKMIKEIGKDEIQNAKGKIKLNVGNQNSKYIKIKIENAGIIPAGNAGADSKAWLFVDEIGAN